In a single window of the Heliangelus exortis chromosome 1, bHelExo1.hap1, whole genome shotgun sequence genome:
- the CHRM2 gene encoding muscarinic acetylcholine receptor M2, with the protein MNNSTYINSSSKNAVALESPYKTVEVVFIVLVAGSLSLVTIIGNILVMVSIKVNRHLQTVNNYFLFSLACADLIIGIFSMNLYTLYTVIGYWPLGPVVCDLWLALDYVVSNASVMNLLIISFDRYFCVTKPLTYPVKRTTKMAGMMIAAAWVLSFILWAPAILFWQFIVGGRTVPDGDCYIQFFSNPAVTFGTAIAAFYLPVVIMTVLYWEISRASRSRIKKGKKEAAQNQDTVSPSLVQGKTVKPNNNNIPSGGDGLEHSKIQNGKTTEETVTENCVQGEEKESSNDSTSVSVVASNIKEDEAAKDASQASASQDNLKVENSKLTCIRIVTKSQKGDPSAPTNTTVEIVGTNGEEKQNSVARKIVKMTKQPAKKKPPPSREKKVTRTILAILLAFIITWTPYNVMVLINSFCTSCIPGTVWTIGYWLCYINSTINPACYALCNATFKKTFKHLLMCNYKNIGATR; encoded by the coding sequence ATGAATAACTCAACGTACATAAATTCTTCCAGTAAAAATGCAGTGGCTTTGGAGAGCCCCTATAAAACTGTCGAGGTGGTCTTCATCGTCCTGGTAGCAGGGTCTCTCAGTCTGGTCACCATAATTGGGAACATCCTGGTTATGGTGTCAATCAAAGTCAACAGGCATCTCCAGACTGTCAACAACTATTTCCTCTTCAGCTTGGCCTGTGCTGACTTGATCATCGGCATCTTCTCAATGAACCTATATACCCTCTACACTGTGATAGGCTACTGGCCCTTAGGGCCTGTGGTGTGTGACCTCTGGCTGGCTCTTGACTACGTAGTCAGCAACGCCTCTGTAATGAACCTCCTCATTATCAGCTTTGACAGATACTTTTGTGTCACCAAGCCCCTGACCTATCCCGTAAAGAGGACCACAAAGATGGCAGGCATGATGATCGCGGCTGCGTGGGTGCTGTCCTTCATCCTGTGGGCCCCTGCAATTCTCTTCTGGCAGTTCATCGTGGGAGGAAGGACTGTCCCAGATGGGGATTGCTACATCCAGTTTTTTTCCAATCCTGCCGTCACTTTTGGCACTGCCATCGCAGCCTTCTACTTGCCTGTTGTCATCATGACTGTCCTTTACTGGGAAATCTCCCGAGCCAGTAGGAGTCGgataaagaaagggaaaaaggaagctGCCCAAAACCAAGACACAGTTTCCCCCAGCCTCGTCCAAGGTAAAACAGtgaaaccaaacaacaacaacatccCGAGCGGTGGGGATGGATTGGAGCACAGCAAAATTCAGAATGGAAAAACCACTGAAGAGACTGTGACAGAGAACTGTGTtcaaggggaggagaaggagagctCCAATGACTCCACCTCTGTAAGTGTCGTTGCTTCCAACATCAAAGAGGATGAAGCTGCCAAAGACGCCAGCCAAGCTTCTGCTTCCCAAGACAATCTCAAAGTGGAGAACTCCAAGCTGACATGCATCAGGATAGTCACCAAGTCCCAAAAGGGTGACCCCTCTGCCCCCACCAACACTACCGTGGAGATTGTAGGCACCAACggagaagagaaacagaatagCGTAGCCCGGAAAATTGTCAAGATGACAAAGCAGCCAGCCAAAAAGAAACCACCTCCttctagagagaaaaaagtgaCAAGGACTATTTTGGCCATCCTGCTGGCCTTCATCATCACCTGGACCCCATACAACGTGATGGTGCTCATCAACAGCTTCTGCACATCCTGCATCCCTGGCACTGTATGGACCATAGGTTACTGGCTCTGTTATATCAACAGCACCATCAACCCTGCTTGTTATGCCCTCTGCAATGCCACTTTTAAGAAGACCTTTAAGCACCTTCTTATGTGTAATTACAAGAATATAGGAGCTACAAGGTAA